The following DNA comes from Methanosarcina vacuolata Z-761.
AGTCCGCACCCATGGGCAAGGTCCGTGAACCTTTTAAGTTCTTCCTCGTCCATAAATTCGAAGGTAGATTTTCCATCCTTAATTCCTGTATCAACCATCACCACATCTGCTCCAGCTTTTGCGGCGATTGAAGGAAGCAGTAATGGAGAAATTGAATTGATGCGCTTGTAGTCCGAATACCCTGAGGCAACAACTTTTTTTGTCGAGTCGTAGTCCTTTACGGCCTGTGTTATTTTTGTGATAAGCTCGAAAGCCTGATCTTCAGTATGGATATCGTAAAGGCCAACTTTAATATAGTCTGCTCCTGCAACGGCTGCTCCAAATGCTGCAAGGGAAGCAGTTCCTGGTTTATAGTTAAAATCTCCTATGGTTGCGCTTATTGGCTGTCTACCGTCTACAGCTTCTTTTACGTCCCTTATTACCCATGGGAAATTCGCGCCAAGGGAACCTTCTTTCGGATTCTTGACATCTACAATGTCTGCGCCGCCTCTGGAAGCAATTATTGCTTCCTCTTTATTAATTGGACTTATAAGCAGTTTCATAAAAAGCCTCTAAATAAACATCTAATTGGAATCTTACAGTGAATATTACTCTTTTTATACAATATTCTTTATTTTATACTTTTTTATAGGATGATACAACTATTGAATAAGTATGTTCCGAGTAGTTTTTGTGATGGATATATTTAACCGTAACGTAGTTCTTGCAAAGGGCGGGGTCAGGGAAAAATACCTTCCGGTTTCAGATTCAAGTACTGTATGTAGCAGCTCGGACCCTGTAGAGATAGTGGAACTCCTGCATCCCAGTGAAGTCTATATTGCCGACCTCAATGTGCTTCAGGGCAAAGGGCCTCTTGAAATCAATGCCAGAGTAATTAGGGAAGTAAGCTTAAGGGCAGACACAATGCTTGATTTCGGGATATCAGCTCCAGAGGACGCGGACAAAGCCCTTTCCATTGCAGGAACTGCCGTGATAGGCACAGAGACAGGTACTCTTTCGGCAATAAAAGATGCAGCTTATGGAAACTCCGGAAGGATCAGTGTCAGCATTGATATAAAGCATGGTAAAGTCCTGAAAAATGATCCTGAGCTTCCGGAGTCTCCTTTTGAAATAGTAAAACTGTTAAATAATTTACCCTTAAAAGACCTCATTTTCCTTGACCTTGACAGGGTTGGAACAGCCTCAGGCTTTGACCCAGAATTCCTTCGAAAACTGGTCAAATGTTCCAGGCATAGCGTGCTGCTTGCCGGAGGGGTCAAGGATATGAAGGATCTTTTTACTCTTGATAAGCTAGGAATAAAAGGAGCCCTGGTCGCAACTGCCGTGCATTCGGGAATGGTCCCTCCGGCCGTGTTGAGTTCAGGGCTTAAGTCAGATGACTTAATATAAAATCGAATAACAAAATAAAATCGAGTAACAAAATAAAATCGAATAACAAAATAAAATCGAATAACAAAATAAAATCGAATAACTAATATAAAATCTAATAACTAAAATAAAATCTGATAACTTACTATAAAATCTAATAACTAAACTAAAATCTGATGACTAAATTAAAATCTAATAACTGAACTAAAATTTGATAATAAAAACTAACTGTTACCTGGAAATCCTTTTATTTCAGCCTAATATGTCTTGTATATAATCGCGTATTTTAGTATTAAGAAAAGATCACAGATTTCATTTAAAAATAGGAAACTATGAGGTTTACATATGGTAAAGAAGGATACATCTGAAGAGAATATCGAAGAAAGCACTGAGGGGAAAAGCGGAGATGGATATGTGGAGATTAAGATGGGAGGAGGCTGGTATATGACGATCTCCCTGGCACACAGTGACCGCTTTGAGAAAGAGTATGTCGAACTTGCAAAGGAGCGGGGAGGCGTAAAGAGGTCCAGGTTCAACCTTAACCCCACTCATGTCAGGATGTTAGGAGAAACCCTGATAAAATTTGCGGATGATAACGGTCTCTAACAGTTATTTGAGTTTAATTTCGGTTCACTCTTGTTTCTGGTCAGTTCCTGCTCAGAAACTCTTGAATTTTTTTCACAACTTCTTTTTCTACGTATTCAGGAGAATGGGAAGCATCGATTACAATAAAACGTTCTGGATCGTCTGCCGCAAGCTTGAGGAAAATTTCCCTGACTCCCCGTAAAAACTCTAATTTCTCGAATTTGCTTTGTTCTCCTCGTTTCCCACAGCGTTCAATTGAAATTTCGGGCCTGATATCAAAGAGAAAGGTTAAATCTGGAACGATAGTCCAGCTCCGGTGCAGATCCTTTACCCATTCAAGAGGATTTTCCAGGTGAGTTTTCAGGGTGATGCCCTGGTAAGCATATCGGCTGTCGGAATAGCGGTCAGAAATTACTATTTTTCCGTTTTCAAGTGCAGGCTTTATAAGTTTTGCCAGATGTTCGGCATGGTCAGCTGTAAAAAGGAAAAGCTCGGCAAGCTGGTCGGTATCTGATTGAATAGCTTTTTCCACGGCGTTTCCAGTTAGAGTCCCTCTTGTTGGTTCCCTGGTAAAAATAGGGTTAAAGGCTTTAATTTCAGGGTTCTTTTTAAGTTTTTCCGCAACGGTGCTTTTGCCTGAACCGTCAATGCCCTCAAGTGTGATCAGTTTTCCTCTCATAAATACCGTCTTTTTTCTTTAGAGATTTTTAGTGAAACGCGTTATCTGTATTTATAATCTACATGCTTTCTGGACTCATGATAAGATCCCAATTTCATGTATAGCTGGCAAGTCAGGTCTAAATTCCAGACAAAATAAGCATCTATTTATGTAATATTAAAAATAGCTTAGAATAATATGACTGTAATAGGAGTAATTACGCGGGGCAAGTACGGGCACCGCTTGATTGAGACTGTCAGGGAGCATAGTGATTTTTCAATCGTAACTGCGGACCTGCCTGAATTTGTGCCTGTATTTATTGAAGAGCCTGATGAATATCTGGAAGCCCTTAACTTCGATAGGCGTGTATTCTCTGCCGAAATTATAATTACTTACTCTCTGCATCCGGATCTGACATCTGCAATTGCAAAACTTGCGGCAGAAGCCGGTGTGCGCTCTCTTATAGTTCCGGGTGGACCATCCAGGGCTTCAGTTCCTGAACTCAAAAAGATCTCCGAAGTTTCAGGTATGGATGTCGAGGTAGATGAGATCTGCTGTAGTCTTGAGCCCAATGATTTCAATAGACCGTTTGCGGAACTCTTTGGGTCTCCTATCTTGAAGGTAAAAACAAAAGATGGAAAAATTGCCGATGTCGAGGTAATAAAAGGTGCTCCATGTGGGAGTACCTGGTATATGGCAAAGGAAATAGTCGGAACGGAGGTTAAAGACGCACCTCCAAAAGCCGGGCTGTTGATCCAGCATTACCCCTGTCGGGCGACACGTGGCGAGGTCGGTGGAATCCATGAGTCAGGGGAACTGCATAAACAGGCGTTTATAAAAGCCCTTGTAAATGAGGAGTGATTATATATTCTTTGAAAAAATATATTATAAATATGACCGGAAAGTCGGATCCAGCTTTTCATTTCTGAGAAGCCTTTAATTTGTGTCTTTCCCGGTCTCAAGTAATTTACAGGGGTGAAAAGATTACTACCCTAACTATCTCAGAAGATTCAGGGCCTGAAGACCTCGAGTCACTAGCAGTTGCGATACACTCGGTCATTGGACTTCCTACAACCATTCGCAGTCTCAAGCGAAAAGGACTTCGCCTGGAAAAGGGTCAAATCCTTGACAGAGACTACACAGGGCCTGTGCTCGAAGAAGTATTGAAAACAAACAAAGTTGTCCACGAAGTCCCTACAGAAGGCGTGTACAGGGGAAAACATGTAGTTGTTGCTCCCATTCACTCGAAAGACGGAGAAGTTATTGCAGCTCTTGGAGT
Coding sequences within:
- a CDS encoding (5-formylfuran-3-yl)methyl phosphate synthase, with protein sequence MKLLISPINKEEAIIASRGGADIVDVKNPKEGSLGANFPWVIRDVKEAVDGRQPISATIGDFNYKPGTASLAAFGAAVAGADYIKVGLYDIHTEDQAFELITKITQAVKDYDSTKKVVASGYSDYKRINSISPLLLPSIAAKAGADVVMVDTGIKDGKSTFEFMDEEELKRFTDLAHGCGLENAIAGSLKFEDLPVLERIGPDIIGVRGMVCGGDRTNAIRQELVEKLVAECQA
- a CDS encoding HisA/HisF-related TIM barrel protein yields the protein MFRVVFVMDIFNRNVVLAKGGVREKYLPVSDSSTVCSSSDPVEIVELLHPSEVYIADLNVLQGKGPLEINARVIREVSLRADTMLDFGISAPEDADKALSIAGTAVIGTETGTLSAIKDAAYGNSGRISVSIDIKHGKVLKNDPELPESPFEIVKLLNNLPLKDLIFLDLDRVGTASGFDPEFLRKLVKCSRHSVLLAGGVKDMKDLFTLDKLGIKGALVATAVHSGMVPPAVLSSGLKSDDLI
- the tmk gene encoding dTMP kinase; this encodes MRGKLITLEGIDGSGKSTVAEKLKKNPEIKAFNPIFTREPTRGTLTGNAVEKAIQSDTDQLAELFLFTADHAEHLAKLIKPALENGKIVISDRYSDSRYAYQGITLKTHLENPLEWVKDLHRSWTIVPDLTFLFDIRPEISIERCGKRGEQSKFEKLEFLRGVREIFLKLAADDPERFIVIDASHSPEYVEKEVVKKIQEFLSRN
- a CDS encoding DUF166 domain-containing protein is translated as MTVIGVITRGKYGHRLIETVREHSDFSIVTADLPEFVPVFIEEPDEYLEALNFDRRVFSAEIIITYSLHPDLTSAIAKLAAEAGVRSLIVPGGPSRASVPELKKISEVSGMDVEVDEICCSLEPNDFNRPFAELFGSPILKVKTKDGKIADVEVIKGAPCGSTWYMAKEIVGTEVKDAPPKAGLLIQHYPCRATRGEVGGIHESGELHKQAFIKALVNEE
- a CDS encoding DUF2111 domain-containing protein encodes the protein MCLSRSQVIYRGEKITTLTISEDSGPEDLESLAVAIHSVIGLPTTIRSLKRKGLRLEKGQILDRDYTGPVLEEVLKTNKVVHEVPTEGVYRGKHVVVAPIHSKDGEVIAALGVVDILATIDLHSVFQEYTSVLEEVEDAKK